A single Paraburkholderia azotifigens DNA region contains:
- a CDS encoding PAS domain-containing protein: MFDELVDEADRVRVNEAMSRALAQREHFEVEFRVTWPDRSVHWILLRGLGRYQPADTLNAIVGFTLDITSRKEAELEQRAIAESEKRARGIATKWRARWIISSRP; the protein is encoded by the coding sequence TTGTTCGACGAACTGGTCGACGAAGCCGATCGCGTGCGCGTGAACGAGGCGATGAGTCGGGCGCTTGCACAGCGCGAGCATTTCGAGGTGGAGTTCCGCGTCACCTGGCCGGACCGCTCGGTGCACTGGATTCTGCTGCGCGGCCTTGGCCGTTATCAACCGGCTGATACGCTGAACGCGATCGTCGGTTTTACGCTCGATATCACGTCGCGCAAGGAGGCCGAACTCGAGCAGCGTGCGATTGCCGAGTCTGAGAAGCGCGCGCGGGGCATAGCGACGAAGTGGCGCGCGCGATGGATCATTTCGTCACGGCCGTGA
- a CDS encoding PAS domain-containing protein translates to MPVDTTQVFELLPDAWLILDERFEVVLANARYRAMHGVTLADIRGRSIYDINQFGSQSQRELRRSWLDSMLPGLAPGENRLSPLIRYDTPMPNASDGELTPRWQRTSTIDGGGGRASMIAMCVMDVSDSIAVTERDQRERAKLRSQARACVRCWSTRRMRAARAPRAVAPGAGVCACRRVGTGSRDGAIEGTSSAR, encoded by the coding sequence TTGCCCGTCGACACCACGCAAGTGTTCGAACTGTTGCCGGATGCCTGGCTGATCCTCGACGAGCGTTTCGAAGTCGTGCTCGCCAACGCGCGTTATCGCGCGATGCACGGCGTCACACTGGCCGACATTCGAGGCCGTTCCATCTACGACATCAACCAGTTTGGCTCGCAATCGCAACGCGAATTGCGGCGCAGCTGGCTCGATTCGATGCTGCCGGGACTCGCACCCGGCGAAAACCGTCTGTCTCCGTTGATCCGCTATGACACGCCGATGCCGAACGCGAGCGACGGCGAGCTGACGCCACGCTGGCAGCGCACGTCGACGATCGACGGTGGCGGAGGGCGCGCGTCGATGATCGCCATGTGCGTGATGGATGTCAGCGATTCGATTGCCGTGACCGAGCGCGATCAGCGCGAGCGCGCGAAGCTGCGTTCGCAGGCGCGCGCCTGCGTCAGGTGCTGGTCGACGAGGCGAATGCGAGCTGCGCGTGCACCGCGAGCAGTTGCGCCAGGCGCTGGAGTTTGCGCATGTCGGCGCGTGGGAACTGGATCCCGCGACGGGGCGATCGAGGGCACGAGCAGTGCAAGGTGA